The following are encoded together in the Streptomyces sp. NBC_01465 genome:
- a CDS encoding ATP-binding protein translates to MTGRQGGAGSVTDGRRRGPGAGGDGRRIQLRRRLGSSDLPAITEVRRSLRELLRHWGSPAAAEVAELLTSELVTNALVHTADGAVITATVGSDRLRVEVRDFMSALPRLHAPDADDGTHGRGLVLVQTLSDAWGVHAHGMGKVVWFELNGGPA, encoded by the coding sequence ATGACTGGGCGTCAGGGAGGGGCTGGGTCCGTGACCGACGGGCGTCGCCGGGGACCTGGTGCGGGCGGCGACGGCCGCCGGATACAGCTGCGCCGCAGACTCGGCTCATCGGATCTGCCGGCGATCACGGAGGTGAGGCGCTCCCTGCGGGAACTGCTGCGGCACTGGGGGAGTCCCGCAGCCGCGGAGGTCGCCGAACTGCTCACCAGCGAACTCGTGACCAATGCACTGGTCCACACGGCGGACGGGGCGGTGATCACCGCCACCGTGGGCAGCGACCGGCTCCGCGTCGAGGTACGGGACTTCATGTCCGCGCTGCCCAGGCTGCACGCGCCGGACGCCGACGACGGCACGCACGGCCGGGGCCTGGTCCTGGTGCAGACGCTGTCCGACGCCTGGGGCGTCCATGCACACGGGATGGGGAAGGTGGTCTGGTTCGAGCTGAACGGCGGACCGGCATGA
- a CDS encoding DUF2637 domain-containing protein encodes MRLTDISLDWLLPGGVMLVGVLVAVAVLARGKRAADKSTSSDESWERSEERRRQKEAVYGTASYLLLFCCAAVAAALSFHGLVGFGRQNLDLSGGWEYLVPFGLDGAAMFCSVLAVREASHGDAALGSRLLVWTFAGAAAWFNWVHAPRGMDHAGAPQFFAGMSLSAAVLFDRALKQTRRAALREQGLVPRPLPQIRIVRWLRAPRETFAAWSLMLLEGVRTLDEAVDEVREDRRQDEQNRLRRREHEKLERAQLKAINRQHRTLGRGRGGRQVEVTAGTASGVNSAQAVAEPAIPETGQLPLRARPSLQAVTNAEAVTVDLTAEDDTQTLPRLDSLEQKLKDLEQQFG; translated from the coding sequence ATGCGACTGACCGACATATCTCTGGACTGGCTGCTTCCCGGCGGCGTGATGCTCGTGGGGGTCCTGGTGGCGGTGGCGGTTCTCGCGCGCGGCAAGCGCGCCGCTGACAAGTCCACCTCCTCGGACGAGAGTTGGGAACGCAGCGAGGAACGCCGCAGGCAGAAGGAAGCGGTCTACGGCACCGCCTCCTACCTCCTGCTCTTCTGCTGTGCGGCGGTCGCCGCCGCACTCTCCTTCCACGGTCTGGTCGGCTTCGGCCGGCAGAACCTGGATCTCTCCGGGGGCTGGGAGTACCTGGTTCCCTTCGGGCTCGACGGCGCCGCGATGTTCTGTTCGGTGCTCGCCGTGCGCGAGGCCTCCCACGGCGACGCGGCGCTCGGCTCGCGTCTGCTGGTGTGGACGTTCGCCGGTGCGGCCGCCTGGTTCAACTGGGTACACGCGCCGCGCGGAATGGACCACGCGGGCGCCCCGCAGTTCTTCGCGGGGATGTCGCTCTCGGCCGCGGTGCTCTTCGACCGCGCGCTGAAGCAGACCCGCAGGGCCGCGCTGCGCGAGCAGGGTCTCGTACCGCGTCCGCTGCCGCAGATCCGGATCGTACGGTGGCTGCGCGCTCCCCGGGAGACCTTCGCCGCCTGGTCGCTGATGCTCCTGGAAGGCGTACGGACGCTGGACGAGGCGGTCGACGAGGTGCGGGAGGACCGCAGGCAGGACGAGCAGAACCGTCTCCGCAGGCGGGAGCACGAGAAGCTGGAGCGGGCGCAGCTCAAGGCCATCAACCGGCAGCACAGGACGTTGGGGCGCGGCCGCGGCGGTCGCCAGGTGGAGGTGACGGCGGGCACCGCGTCCGGCGTGAACTCCGCGCAGGCCGTCGCGGAGCCTGCCATACCCGAGACAGGACAACTGCCCCTTCGCGCCAGGCCCTCCCTCCAGGCCGTCACGAACGCTGAGGCCGTCACCGTCGATCTCACGGCGGAGGACGACACCCAGACGCTGCCCCGGCTCGACTCGCTGGAGCAGAAACTGAAGGATCTCGAGCAGCAATTCGGGTGA
- a CDS encoding (2Fe-2S)-binding protein has protein sequence MTVPTLVEGPTTAAYARLAEVFPGLAVSELTGSELPPSGSGWVTASGLAAGGPALDAFLAWDDAQVLRDYGQQARPDVVASFGFHRYAWPACLLITVPWFLHRRVPRIPVESVAFHRALGRMTVRVEEFACLPGDPAASLPGARVVRDEDALRAEVRASVAEHLGTVLEGFGPRMRRGKRALWGMATDEIVEGLWYIAHLLGEEGRGVAELERLLPGATAPYVGTAAFRELTGPRGEALPTRDRASCCLFYTLRPEDTCVTCPRTCDADRVARLAPDAPLSTD, from the coding sequence ATGACCGTCCCCACGCTTGTCGAAGGACCCACGACGGCCGCGTACGCGCGCCTCGCCGAGGTCTTCCCCGGGCTTGCCGTCAGCGAGCTGACGGGCTCCGAGCTGCCCCCTTCGGGCAGCGGCTGGGTGACCGCGTCCGGCCTGGCCGCCGGAGGACCCGCCCTCGACGCCTTCCTGGCCTGGGACGACGCGCAGGTGCTGCGGGACTACGGGCAGCAGGCCCGGCCCGATGTCGTCGCCAGCTTCGGCTTCCACCGCTACGCCTGGCCCGCCTGTCTGCTGATCACCGTCCCCTGGTTCCTGCACCGCCGGGTACCGCGGATCCCGGTGGAGTCCGTGGCCTTCCACCGGGCGCTGGGGCGGATGACCGTACGGGTCGAGGAATTCGCCTGCCTGCCCGGCGATCCGGCCGCATCGCTGCCCGGCGCCCGTGTCGTACGGGACGAGGACGCACTCCGGGCCGAGGTCAGGGCCTCCGTCGCCGAGCACCTGGGCACCGTCCTGGAGGGCTTCGGGCCCCGGATGCGGCGCGGCAAGCGCGCCCTGTGGGGGATGGCGACCGACGAGATCGTTGAGGGCCTCTGGTACATCGCCCATCTCCTCGGCGAGGAGGGGCGCGGCGTCGCGGAGCTGGAGCGGCTGCTGCCGGGCGCGACGGCCCCGTACGTCGGCACCGCGGCCTTCCGCGAGCTGACCGGACCGCGCGGCGAGGCGCTGCCGACCCGTGACCGGGCGAGCTGCTGTCTCTTCTACACGCTGCGCCCCGAGGACACCTGCGTCACCTGCCCGCGGACCTGTGATGCCGACCGAGTGGCACGTCTCGCCCCTGACGCCCCTCTTTCGACTGACTGA
- a CDS encoding GntR family transcriptional regulator — translation MEQGRAREAAATQPHASIRVPEQARGEHTHSEPPAPRLVQRHSVRGQILDALRSALVDGDLVPGEVYSAPVLGERFGVSATPVREAMQQLAVEGAVEVVPNRGFRVAERSARELAELAEVRALIEVPVMLRLARTLPVARWSELLPLAEATVAAAAVGDRASYAECDRAFHRAVLALSGNQQLVAVADDLHRRSQWPLVSAPAPRRADLLADAAEHTALLEALMAQDLTVVQSLVREHFTGSVG, via the coding sequence GTGGAGCAAGGCAGAGCGCGCGAGGCCGCGGCCACGCAGCCGCATGCGTCCATTCGGGTGCCTGAGCAGGCACGCGGCGAGCACACGCACAGCGAGCCGCCCGCGCCCCGGCTCGTCCAGCGCCACTCCGTACGCGGACAGATCCTCGACGCCCTGCGCTCGGCGCTCGTCGACGGCGACCTCGTCCCCGGCGAGGTGTACTCGGCGCCGGTGCTCGGCGAGCGCTTCGGGGTCTCGGCCACACCCGTACGGGAAGCGATGCAGCAGCTCGCGGTGGAGGGCGCCGTCGAGGTCGTCCCCAACCGCGGCTTCCGCGTCGCCGAGCGCAGCGCGCGCGAGCTCGCCGAGCTCGCCGAGGTGCGCGCGCTCATCGAGGTCCCCGTGATGCTCCGGCTCGCCCGTACGCTGCCCGTGGCCCGCTGGTCCGAGCTGCTGCCGCTCGCCGAGGCGACCGTGGCCGCCGCGGCGGTGGGCGACCGGGCCTCGTACGCCGAGTGCGACCGCGCCTTCCACCGCGCGGTCCTCGCCCTCTCCGGAAACCAGCAGTTGGTCGCCGTCGCCGACGACCTCCACCGCCGCTCCCAGTGGCCCCTGGTCAGCGCCCCCGCACCGCGCCGCGCCGACCTGCTGGCCGACGCGGCCGAGCACACCGCGCTCCTGGAGGCCCTGATGGCTCAGGACCTCACCGTCGTCCAGTCACTCGTACGGGAACACTTCACCGGCTCAGTGGGCTGA
- a CDS encoding PucR family transcriptional regulator, with product MRLRALLDTDALGLRLLGGEDELDRSVRGVMTTDLRDPSRYLSGGELVLTGLAWRHTAEDSEPFVRILSQAGVAGLAAGEAEQGDIPADLVEACVRNRLPLFAVNEDVAFATITEYVVRQVSGERAGDLAAVVDRHRRLMTSGPAGGGPDVVLDLLTTDLDLHAWVLSPTGRQIAGAGAELDAETSALLAGEHLAATRTGRRGPHRVTLKGTTYSLFPIRNSGRGTATAAARDVRETVLSDWLLAVEADASDWPAARLDLLQGVTQLIAVERDRRDAARTVRRRLAQEVLELVQTGAAPAEIAARLRVAAPVLLPGLGSAPHWQVVVAKVEWSQDGQAGAADLDSGPVAQSLLEEILVESDRIAVAHAGDEAIALVPLPSVSPTDDEDLDAAPGLHADVLLESVRDPLSAGLADDGRLTLGVSASVHSAEGLRGALEEARHARRVAAARPGQVCAAGHHELASHVLLLPFVPDDVRRAFTARLLDPLRDYDRRHRAELIPTLEAFLDCDGSWTRCATRLHLHVNTLRYRVGRIEQLTGRDLSRLEDKLDFFLALRMS from the coding sequence ATGCGGCTGCGCGCACTGCTGGACACCGATGCGCTGGGCCTGCGGCTGCTGGGCGGCGAGGACGAGCTCGACCGGAGCGTCCGCGGGGTGATGACGACCGATCTCCGCGATCCGAGCCGGTATCTGTCGGGCGGCGAGCTGGTCCTGACCGGGCTCGCCTGGCGGCACACCGCCGAGGACTCGGAACCGTTCGTACGCATCCTCAGCCAGGCCGGGGTCGCCGGGCTCGCGGCCGGTGAGGCCGAGCAGGGCGACATCCCCGCCGACCTGGTCGAGGCGTGCGTACGCAACCGTCTGCCGCTCTTCGCGGTCAACGAGGACGTCGCCTTCGCGACCATCACCGAGTACGTGGTGCGCCAGGTCTCCGGCGAGCGCGCCGGTGATCTCGCGGCGGTCGTCGACCGGCACCGCAGGCTGATGACGTCGGGCCCGGCCGGCGGCGGCCCGGACGTGGTCCTCGACCTGCTGACGACCGACCTCGACCTGCACGCCTGGGTGCTCTCCCCCACCGGCCGCCAGATCGCGGGCGCGGGCGCGGAGCTGGACGCGGAGACCTCGGCGCTCCTCGCCGGCGAGCATCTGGCCGCGACCCGGACGGGGCGCAGGGGGCCGCACCGGGTGACGCTCAAGGGCACGACGTACTCGCTCTTCCCCATCCGCAACAGCGGGCGCGGCACGGCGACCGCGGCGGCGCGCGACGTCCGCGAGACGGTGCTCTCCGACTGGCTGCTGGCCGTCGAGGCGGATGCGAGCGACTGGCCCGCGGCCCGGCTCGACCTGCTGCAGGGGGTGACGCAGCTGATCGCCGTCGAGCGCGACCGGCGGGATGCGGCCCGCACCGTACGGCGCAGGCTGGCCCAGGAGGTCCTGGAGCTGGTCCAGACGGGGGCCGCGCCCGCCGAGATCGCGGCCAGGCTGCGGGTGGCCGCTCCGGTGCTGCTGCCGGGGCTCGGTTCCGCGCCGCACTGGCAGGTCGTGGTGGCGAAGGTGGAGTGGTCGCAGGACGGCCAGGCCGGGGCCGCGGACCTCGACTCGGGGCCCGTCGCGCAGTCGCTGCTGGAGGAGATCCTGGTCGAGTCGGACCGGATCGCCGTGGCGCACGCCGGGGACGAGGCGATCGCCCTCGTACCGCTGCCTTCGGTGTCCCCCACCGACGACGAGGACCTCGACGCGGCCCCGGGGCTGCACGCGGACGTGCTGCTGGAGTCCGTACGCGACCCGCTCTCGGCCGGTCTGGCCGACGACGGGCGCCTCACGCTGGGCGTCTCGGCGTCGGTGCACTCCGCGGAGGGGCTGCGCGGGGCGCTGGAGGAGGCCCGGCACGCGCGGCGGGTCGCCGCGGCCAGGCCGGGGCAGGTCTGCGCGGCGGGCCACCACGAGCTGGCTTCGCACGTCCTGCTGCTGCCGTTCGTCCCCGACGACGTACGGCGCGCCTTCACGGCCCGGCTCCTGGACCCGCTGCGGGACTACGACCGGCGCCACCGGGCGGAGCTGATTCCGACCCTCGAGGCCTTCCTGGACTGCGACGGCTCGTGGACGCGGTGTGCCACCCGGTTGCATCTGCACGTCAACACCCTGCGCTACCGGGTGGGCAGGATCGAGCAATTGACGGGGCGTGACTTGTCGCGTCTCGAGGACAAGCTGGACTTCTTCCTGGCGCTCCGGATGAGCTGA
- a CDS encoding FAD binding domain-containing protein, whose translation MDFLRPASWEEALAAKAEHPTAVPLAGGTDVMVEINFDHRRPEYLLDLNRIGELGEWEVGEEKVLLGASVPYTAIMENLRAELPGLALASHTVASPQIRNRGGVGGNLGTASPAGDAHPALLSADCEVEVESVRGSRLIPIDDFYTGVKRNALAADELIKRVHIKKADGPQQYSKVGTRNAMVIAVCAFGIALHPETRTVRTGIGSAAPTPIRAKAAEEFLNAALEEGGFWESRKTITPSVAKQFAELASGAANPIDDVRGTANYRRHAVGIMARRTLGWTWESYRGNGRSSIEGVASCA comes from the coding sequence ATGGACTTCCTTCGCCCCGCCAGCTGGGAGGAGGCGCTCGCCGCCAAGGCAGAGCACCCCACGGCCGTTCCCCTTGCAGGTGGCACCGATGTGATGGTCGAGATCAACTTCGACCACCGTCGTCCGGAGTACCTCCTCGACCTCAACCGCATCGGCGAGCTCGGCGAATGGGAGGTCGGCGAGGAGAAGGTCCTGCTCGGCGCCTCGGTCCCGTACACCGCGATCATGGAGAACCTCCGCGCCGAGCTGCCGGGCCTCGCGCTCGCCTCGCACACGGTGGCCTCCCCGCAGATCCGCAACCGCGGCGGCGTCGGCGGCAACCTCGGGACCGCCTCGCCCGCGGGCGACGCCCACCCCGCGCTGCTGTCCGCCGACTGCGAGGTCGAGGTCGAGTCCGTACGCGGCTCGCGCCTCATCCCCATCGACGACTTCTACACCGGCGTGAAGCGCAACGCGCTCGCCGCCGACGAGCTCATCAAGCGCGTCCACATCAAGAAGGCGGACGGGCCGCAGCAGTACTCCAAGGTCGGCACCCGCAACGCCATGGTCATCGCGGTCTGCGCCTTCGGCATCGCCCTGCACCCCGAGACCCGCACGGTCCGCACCGGCATCGGCTCCGCCGCCCCGACCCCGATCCGGGCGAAGGCCGCCGAGGAGTTCCTGAACGCCGCGCTCGAAGAGGGCGGGTTCTGGGAGAGCCGCAAGACCATCACCCCGTCGGTCGCCAAGCAGTTCGCGGAGCTGGCCTCCGGTGCGGCCAACCCCATCGACGACGTACGCGGCACGGCGAACTACCGCCGCCACGCCGTCGGCATCATGGCCCGCCGCACGCTCGGCTGGACCTGGGAGTCCTACCGCGGCAACGGCCGCAGCAGCATCGAGGGAGTGGCGTCATGCGCGTGA
- a CDS encoding (2Fe-2S)-binding protein has protein sequence MRVNFTVNGRQQEADDVWEGESLLYVLRERMGLPGSKNACEQGECGSCTVRLNGVPVCSCLVAAGQAEGSEIVTVEGLADYAKQRRHEAASHPGGACGSVCGGTSLQEARMWQAKGTDSQTGEGTQLSPIQQAFIDAGAVQCGFCTPGLLVAADELLERNASPSDADIREALSGNLCRCTGYEKILDAVRLAAARQEETV, from the coding sequence ATGCGCGTGAATTTCACGGTCAACGGCCGTCAGCAGGAAGCCGACGACGTCTGGGAGGGCGAGTCCCTCCTCTACGTCCTGCGTGAGCGCATGGGCCTCCCCGGTTCCAAGAACGCCTGCGAGCAGGGCGAGTGCGGATCTTGTACGGTCCGCCTCAACGGTGTCCCGGTCTGCTCCTGCCTGGTCGCGGCCGGTCAGGCCGAAGGCAGCGAGATCGTCACCGTCGAGGGCCTGGCGGACTACGCGAAGCAGCGCCGTCACGAGGCAGCGAGTCACCCAGGCGGCGCCTGCGGTTCCGTCTGCGGCGGCACCAGCCTCCAGGAAGCCCGTATGTGGCAGGCCAAGGGGACCGACAGCCAGACCGGCGAGGGCACTCAACTCTCCCCGATCCAGCAGGCGTTCATCGACGCCGGCGCCGTGCAGTGCGGTTTCTGCACCCCCGGTCTCCTGGTCGCGGCCGACGAGCTGCTCGAGCGCAACGCCTCGCCGTCGGACGCCGACATCCGCGAGGCACTCTCCGGCAACCTCTGCCGCTGCACCGGCTACGAGAAGATCCTGGACGCGGTCCGCCTCGCGGCCGCCCGTCAGGAAGAGACGGTCTGA
- a CDS encoding xanthine dehydrogenase family protein molybdopterin-binding subunit, producing the protein MAGTTTGAPTNVTQKHSKGGIGESTLRPDGTLKVTGEFAYSSDMWHDEMLWGQILRSTIAHAEIVSIDTSEALAMDGVHAVLTADDLPAAKNYGMEFQDTPVLAYGKVRHHGEPVALVAADHPETARRAAAKIRIEYRELPLITDEASATAPDAILVHENRDDHHAGHVPHPNIVHRQPIVRGNAEEAAKKADFIVRGEYTFGMQDQAFLGPESGLAVPAEDGGVDLYVATQWLHSDLKQIAPCLGLPEEKIRMTMSGVGGAFGGREDISMQILASLLALRTGKPVKMVYNRYESFFGHVHRHPAKLTYEHGATKDGKLTHLKCRIVLDGGAYASSTASVVGNAASLSVGPYVVEDVEIEAVGLYSNNPPCGAMRGFGAVQACFAYEAQMDKLAAKLDMDPVEFRQINAMSQGAVMPTGQVVDSPAPVAELLRRVKARPLPPEQQWATTEGSDVRALPGGLSNTTHGEGVVRGIGYAVGIKNVGFSEGFDDYSTARIRMEVINGEAVATVHTAMAEVGQGGVTIHAQIARTELGVQQVTIHPADTQVGSAGSTSAGRQTYMTGGAIKNSCELVREQVLEIGRRKFGSYHPAWATAELLLEGGKVVTDGGEVLATLTDVLEDEVVEIEEEWRHRPTQAFDLVTGQGNGHVQYAFAAHRAVVEVDTELGLVKVVELAVAQDVGKAVNPLSVIGQIQGGTVQGLGVAVMEEIIVDPKTAKVRNPSFTDYLLPTILDTPTIPVDYLELADPNAPYGVRGIGEAPTLSSTPAVLAAIRDATGLELNKTPVRPEHLTGT; encoded by the coding sequence ATGGCTGGAACCACGACAGGCGCACCCACCAACGTCACCCAGAAGCACAGCAAGGGCGGCATCGGCGAGTCCACGCTCCGCCCCGACGGCACCCTCAAGGTCACCGGTGAGTTCGCCTACTCCTCGGACATGTGGCACGACGAGATGCTGTGGGGCCAGATCCTGCGGTCCACCATCGCGCACGCCGAGATCGTGTCGATCGACACCTCCGAGGCCCTCGCGATGGACGGCGTCCACGCCGTTCTGACGGCCGACGACCTCCCCGCCGCGAAGAACTACGGCATGGAGTTCCAGGACACCCCGGTCCTCGCGTACGGCAAGGTCCGTCACCACGGTGAGCCGGTCGCCCTCGTGGCCGCCGACCACCCGGAGACCGCGCGCCGCGCCGCCGCCAAGATCCGCATCGAGTACCGCGAGCTGCCCCTCATCACCGACGAGGCCTCGGCGACCGCCCCCGACGCGATTCTGGTCCACGAGAACCGCGACGACCACCACGCGGGTCACGTCCCGCACCCCAACATCGTGCACCGCCAGCCGATCGTCCGCGGCAACGCCGAAGAGGCCGCCAAGAAGGCCGACTTCATCGTCAGGGGCGAGTACACCTTCGGCATGCAGGACCAGGCGTTCCTCGGCCCCGAGTCCGGACTCGCGGTACCGGCCGAGGACGGCGGCGTCGACCTGTACGTGGCCACCCAGTGGCTGCACTCGGACCTCAAGCAGATCGCCCCCTGCCTCGGCCTGCCCGAGGAGAAGATCCGGATGACGATGTCCGGCGTCGGCGGTGCCTTCGGCGGCCGCGAGGACATCTCGATGCAGATCCTCGCCTCCCTGCTCGCGCTCCGTACGGGCAAGCCGGTGAAGATGGTCTACAACCGCTACGAGTCCTTCTTCGGGCACGTCCACCGCCACCCGGCGAAGCTCACCTACGAGCACGGCGCCACCAAGGACGGCAAGCTCACGCACCTCAAGTGCAGGATCGTGCTCGACGGCGGCGCCTACGCCTCCTCGACGGCCTCGGTCGTCGGCAACGCGGCCTCCCTCTCGGTCGGTCCGTACGTCGTCGAGGACGTCGAGATCGAGGCCGTCGGCCTCTACTCCAACAACCCGCCCTGCGGCGCCATGCGCGGCTTCGGCGCGGTCCAGGCGTGCTTCGCGTACGAGGCCCAGATGGACAAGCTCGCCGCGAAGCTCGACATGGACCCGGTGGAGTTCCGGCAGATCAACGCGATGTCGCAGGGCGCGGTCATGCCGACCGGGCAGGTCGTCGACTCGCCCGCGCCGGTCGCCGAACTGCTGCGCCGCGTCAAGGCCCGTCCGCTGCCGCCCGAGCAGCAGTGGGCCACCACCGAGGGCTCCGACGTCCGTGCGCTGCCCGGCGGTCTCTCCAACACCACGCACGGCGAAGGCGTCGTACGCGGCATCGGCTACGCGGTCGGCATCAAGAACGTCGGCTTCTCCGAGGGCTTCGACGACTACTCGACCGCCAGGATCCGCATGGAGGTCATCAACGGCGAGGCCGTCGCGACCGTCCACACCGCCATGGCGGAGGTCGGCCAGGGCGGCGTCACCATCCACGCGCAGATCGCCCGCACCGAGCTCGGCGTCCAGCAGGTCACCATCCACCCCGCCGACACCCAGGTGGGCTCGGCAGGATCGACCTCGGCCGGCCGTCAGACGTACATGACCGGCGGCGCCATCAAGAACTCCTGCGAACTCGTCCGCGAGCAGGTCCTGGAGATCGGCCGGCGCAAGTTCGGCTCGTACCACCCGGCGTGGGCGACCGCCGAACTCCTCCTGGAGGGCGGCAAGGTCGTCACCGACGGCGGCGAGGTCCTCGCGACCCTCACCGACGTCCTGGAGGACGAGGTCGTGGAGATCGAGGAGGAGTGGCGGCACCGCCCCACCCAGGCCTTCGACCTCGTCACCGGGCAGGGCAACGGCCATGTGCAGTACGCCTTCGCGGCGCACCGCGCGGTCGTCGAGGTGGACACCGAGCTCGGCCTCGTCAAGGTCGTCGAGCTCGCGGTCGCCCAGGACGTCGGCAAGGCGGTCAACCCGCTCTCCGTCATCGGCCAGATCCAGGGCGGCACCGTCCAGGGACTGGGCGTCGCGGTGATGGAAGAGATCATCGTCGACCCGAAGACCGCGAAGGTGCGCAACCCCTCCTTCACGGACTACCTGCTCCCCACCATCCTCGACACGCCGACCATCCCGGTCGACTACCTCGAACTGGCCGACCCGAACGCGCCGTACGGCGTGCGCGGCATCGGCGAGGCCCCGACCCTCTCGTCCACCCCGGCCGTCCTCGCGGCGATCCGGGACGCGACGGGCCTGGAGCTCAACAAGACCCCGGTACGACCGGAGCACCTCACCGGCACCTGA
- a CDS encoding NCS2 family permease — protein MTQQSTEPKATAEDAGAGTRQPAGRSWLDRYFHITKRGSTVGQEVRGGITTFMAMAYIVLLNPVILSGADATGHHLDGGQITTATALAAAVTTLVMGFVGNVPLALAAGLGVSAVMAYQVAPEMTWGNAMAMCIIYGAIICLLVITGLRELIMNAIPLALKHAITMGIGLFVCLIGLVQAGFVTGMKGPGGVTGAKPLQLGTSDMLTGWPVLCFGVTVLLIFVLQVRKVPGAILIGIVGGTVFAAIVHQAAGLTQKDWGLNAPALKGSIVSAPDFGLFGKVSFSGIGDVGGLTVGVIVFTLVLAGFFDAIGTIIGVGQQANLVDKDGKMPGLNKALTIDGAGGIVGGLAGASGQTVFVESTAGVGDGARTGLASVVTGLGFALCLVFTPLAQLIPTQVAAAALVVIGSMMLTNAKHIDWNDQATSIPVFLTTVLMPFTYSITVGIAAGVIAHVLIKAAQGKVREIGWLMWVLAAVFLAYFALHPIESWLGI, from the coding sequence ATGACCCAGCAGTCCACTGAGCCGAAGGCCACGGCGGAGGACGCCGGCGCGGGAACGCGCCAGCCCGCCGGAAGGTCCTGGCTCGACCGGTACTTCCACATAACCAAGAGAGGGTCCACCGTCGGCCAGGAGGTCCGCGGCGGCATCACCACCTTCATGGCGATGGCGTACATCGTCCTCCTGAACCCGGTGATCCTCTCGGGCGCGGACGCGACGGGACACCACCTCGACGGCGGCCAGATCACCACGGCCACCGCCCTCGCCGCAGCCGTCACCACCCTCGTCATGGGCTTCGTCGGCAATGTGCCGCTCGCCCTCGCCGCGGGACTCGGCGTCTCCGCCGTCATGGCCTACCAGGTCGCCCCGGAGATGACCTGGGGCAACGCGATGGCCATGTGCATCATCTACGGCGCCATCATCTGTCTGCTGGTCATCACCGGCCTGCGCGAACTCATCATGAACGCCATCCCGCTGGCACTGAAGCACGCCATCACCATGGGAATCGGCCTCTTCGTCTGCCTCATCGGCCTGGTCCAGGCCGGCTTCGTCACCGGTATGAAGGGCCCCGGCGGGGTCACCGGAGCCAAGCCGCTCCAGCTCGGCACCAGCGACATGCTCACCGGCTGGCCGGTGCTCTGCTTCGGCGTCACCGTGCTGCTGATCTTCGTGCTGCAGGTCCGCAAGGTCCCCGGCGCGATCCTCATCGGCATCGTCGGCGGTACGGTCTTCGCGGCGATCGTCCACCAGGCCGCCGGACTCACCCAGAAGGACTGGGGTCTCAACGCCCCCGCGCTCAAGGGCTCCATCGTCAGCGCCCCCGACTTCGGGCTCTTCGGCAAGGTGTCCTTCAGCGGCATCGGCGACGTCGGCGGTCTCACCGTCGGAGTGATCGTCTTCACCCTGGTCCTCGCCGGCTTCTTCGACGCCATCGGCACGATCATCGGCGTCGGCCAGCAGGCCAACCTCGTCGACAAGGACGGGAAGATGCCGGGCCTCAACAAGGCCCTGACCATCGACGGTGCCGGCGGCATCGTGGGCGGTCTCGCGGGTGCCTCGGGCCAGACGGTCTTCGTCGAGTCCACCGCGGGCGTCGGCGACGGTGCCCGCACCGGTCTCGCCAGCGTCGTCACCGGTCTCGGTTTCGCCCTGTGCCTGGTCTTCACCCCGCTCGCCCAGCTCATCCCGACCCAGGTCGCCGCGGCCGCGCTCGTCGTCATCGGATCGATGATGCTGACCAACGCCAAGCACATCGACTGGAACGACCAGGCCACCTCCATCCCGGTGTTCCTGACCACCGTTCTGATGCCGTTCACGTACTCCATCACGGTGGGCATCGCGGCCGGCGTCATCGCCCACGTCCTCATCAAGGCCGCTCAGGGCAAGGTCCGTGAGATCGGCTGGCTGATGTGGGTGCTCGCCGCGGTGTTCCTCGCCTACTTCGCACTCCACCCCATCGAGAGCTGGCTGGGCATCTAG